One Bombus pyrosoma isolate SC7728 linkage group LG11, ASM1482585v1, whole genome shotgun sequence DNA segment encodes these proteins:
- the LOC122572356 gene encoding uncharacterized protein LOC122572356 encodes MEEISQIFYALPSREFIGSHQSTVATLHTRKSFTVTGKRFSPFFSRTDSISAGRTDKSSCPQFKQRTFKNLRRFVLALCVKHCSDTFINTTEFILQLWSHFIGIIIGITSRSHRMNNFRSVELKICIKQYRRTSVKFNGRNLEVKYKLKLYKLCTIVGRNESFISEKHYGQIPIRSGNYYDSSIFL; translated from the exons ATGGAGGAAATTTCGCAAATTTTCTATGCTCTCCCCAGCAGGGAATTCATTGGTAGTCACCAG AGTACGGTGGCCACGTTACACACTCGTAAATCATTTACAGTGACTGGAAAAAGATTTTCGCCGTTCTTCTCTCGGACAGATTCCATCTCCGCTGGGAGAACAGACAAATCATCTTGTCCACAGTTCAAACAGAGAACTTTCAAGAATCTTCGCCGCTTTGTGCTCGCTCTGTGTGTCAAACATTGTAGTGATACATTTATAAACAcaacagaatttattttacagcTTTGGAGCCACTTTATCGGGATAATTATTGGAATTACGAGCag GTCTCATCGGATGAATAACTTTCGCAGCGTGGAGTTAAAGAtttgtataaaacaatatcGAAGAACCTCGGTAAAATTCAATGGAAGGAATCTGGAAGtgaagtacaaattaaaattatacaaattatgcACGATCgtaggaagaaacgaaagtttcATATCTGAAAAGCACTACGGACAAATTCCAATCCGTTCAGGTAACTACTATGACAGCAGTATATTCCTTTGA